Proteins co-encoded in one Capsicum annuum cultivar UCD-10X-F1 chromosome 9, UCD10Xv1.1, whole genome shotgun sequence genomic window:
- the LOC107842360 gene encoding UBP1-associated protein 2C — MDMMKKRKLEDNGVITDASVPVSVSVPVTLTIEDARRILESVTPDQMLEILQNAVVRHADVLDQVRIIADRDTTQRKLFVRGLGWETTTEKLRGVFGNYGELEEAVVILDKATGKSKGYGFVTFKHVDGALLALKEPSKKIDGRMTVTQLASAGIQGGPGGGSSGNPVDVSLRKIYVANVPYDMQSERILQHFAVYGEIEEGPLGFDKATGKSKGYALFVYKTAEAARGAVADPVKNIDGHLVNCKLAIDGKKSSKPVVVGPGGQVEGHGDPMGPGQYGAPTPSGITGYGGFSGHGHGPNSALGSGNGIGVGVGGPGGSSYGNQSGIGGYGSGIGGGPYGGGSHYGGPGSAGYGGLASSATGVGGGGYSGAGALGGAGGGLPGAGSALGGVGRGPSMYGLPPSSTGLPPADYPPPQGSHYSSYNQPHALQNPAPGASGAPRIAPGGMYQGMHSYY, encoded by the coding sequence ATGGACATGATGAAGAAGAGAAAGCTTGAAGATAACGGCGTTATCACCGACGCGAGTGTCCCCGTTTCGGTCTCCGTGCCCGTTACCCTTACAATTGAAGACGCCCGGAGAATCCTCGAATCTGTTACACCTGACCAAATGCTGGAAATCTTACAAAACGCCGTCGTTCGTCACGCCGACGTTCTTGATCAAGTTCGAATAATTGCCGATAGAGATACAACTCAACGAAAACTCTTCGTTCGTGGACTTGGATGGGAAACGACAACGGAGAAACTCCGTGGGGTTTTTGGGAATTACGGGGAGTTAGAAGAAGCTGTCGTCATCCTTGACAAAGCTACGGGGAAAAGTAAAGGGTATGGGTTTGTTACGTTTAAGCATGTTGATGGGGCGTTGCTTGCTTTGAAGGAACCGAGTAAGAAGATTGATGGGAGGATGACGGTTACGCAACTTGCCAGTGCGGGGATACAAGGTGGGCCAGGTGGTGGAAGTTCGGGTAATCCGGTGGATGTATCGTTGAGGAAGATCTATGTGGCGAATGTGCCGTATGATATGCAGTCGGAGAGGATATTGCAGCATTTTGCGGTGTATGGGGAGATTGAGGAAGGCCCATTAGGGTTTGATAAGGCGACGGGGAAAAGTAAAGGATATGCTTTGTTTGTGTATAAGACGGCTGAGGCTGCGAGGGGTGCTGTGGCTGATCCTGTTAAGAATATTGATGGGCATTTGGTGAATTGTAAGTTGGCTATTGATGGGAAGAAAAGTAGTAAGCCTGTAGTGGTTGGTCCAGGAGGTCAGGTCGAAGGGCATGGTGATCCGATGGGACCTGGACAATATGGTGCGCCAACGCCTAGTGGGATTACTGGTTATGGTGGATTTTCAGGGCATGGACATGGTCCTAATTCGGCGTTGGGTAGTGGAAATGGTATTGGTGTAGGTGTGGGTGGTCCTGGTGGTTCATCTTATGGGAACCAATCTGGGATTGGTGGGTATGGTTCAGGGATTGGCGGTGGTCCATATGGTGGGGGCTCTCATTATGGTGGGCCTGGTTCGGCCGGATATGGCGGGTTGGCGAGTAGTGCTACTGGAGTAGGTGGTGGTGGTTATAGCGGTGCTGGGGCGTTGGGAGGTGCTGGTGGTGGTTTACCCGGTGCTGGTAGTGCATTAGGTGGTGTTGGCCGTGGACCTTCCATGTATGGGCTACCCCCAAGCTCAACTGGGTTGCCCCCGGCTGATTATCCACCGCCACAGGGTTCTCATTACAGTTCTTATAATCAACCTCACGCTCTACAAAACCCAGCCCCTGGGGCATCAGGTGCACCTAGAATTGCACCTGGGGGTATGTACCAGGGGATGCATTCATATTACTGA